Genomic window (Rosa chinensis cultivar Old Blush chromosome 6, RchiOBHm-V2, whole genome shotgun sequence):
CTATGTCATAACAGAACTTCAAAATTTAAGCAGAACCCTTTGAATTTGACGTAGCTTCCATAATTTAGCCAACAGCAAACTactcataatttgatttacatTATGAGATTCAAAAACTAGAAAACTAAGTTGTTCAGACCTTCGAATTTGATTTAGGTTTGTTGCTGCCATGATTTGAATTTGTTGACCTCTCCTTTACTTGTTTCTTGGCTGCCCCTGTAACAATCTCGAATATAGTTGGAAGCTCATTTATCATATTAAAAAGGCGTTTCCTGCAAAGCAGAAACCAACAATATATTGGTAACAGAACTTGAGAAACCAAATATCAAAGAGAAGCAGGAAGAAACTAGAAAACACACGAGAAAATAAAGTTCAGGTTATGGCTAGCAGACTCTAGGGAGACCAAAGGAAAGGCCACATTCCCTACTGAAGGGTACACTCCCTATCTAGGAACCcagaacagtaactttactaaCCAACAAGGATAATGATTATCCTTGTGATATTCACACACTGATGATGATACGGTACAAAGATGCATACCTATCAGTCTTATCAAATTGAAACCTAGCACCGAAGTAAAAGGCCACTGCAAGTAACCATGCATCACTGTGGACAGCAACCAAGGATAACCAGTCTTTTTCTTGCATCCCATCTCTGGCAAAGTTGATACCAAGTGCTGGCTCCGGAAGCTCTGGAGGAACCTCCTCTGCAGGCAAATTTACTTCCCACTGCTCGGTTGGAAATCCATATAGGCAAAGATTCTCCTTCTCTGTTATAAAGATGTTTAAATTGCATGTTCTATTACAGTGGTTCTCAATCTTAATGCATAAAAAAGAAGCACACTTAGGATTAAACTTTATGGCATCATTAAACACATGCATTCACATATAATTTTCACCAAACTAGGTTACGAAAAAGACTTTTAAGTTcccaaataagaaaaatagcaaACGCCAACAGTAACCGATTTGTTTTAAAAAGCTTGATCCTAGCGAATATATACTTGAAACTTGAATGGAACACATAGAATCTAATATAACTTCAAGATATCCGCATCTTCACGGACTAAGATATATAAATGCATTGttcaaagaaggaagaaaaaaaattgcatagTATCCACGGAAGTCCATAAGTAATTTGCTTGTAACAAACCAAAAATCTCCTCGTCTTACAAATAGAAACTATGGTCAAACATAACCCAAGACTGTGTTGACAACCCAAAATAAAGGAACAATGCCACTAATTATAACTCTACCAACTCCTTTATCTCTAAACGTAACCAAAAACGGGAATGCAACTGTCAACAACAATAAAGGGAAGACCTTGAAACCTAGCAGCTTCAAACATTTAACAGAAATGAAAAGTCTAAtgcaaacaaaaattacaatttataaacttttttttttctttggtattTGCAAATTGCAATTGAGGGGTTGCAAtttatgaaaattaaaatttaaggtataaagaaaaaatataatttCGCTTTGTGCTCAGTGCACGGCTccgtaaaagaaaaaagaaaaagaaaaaaaaaccatataaGTTAAAATAGATTATTAATACCTTTTTGTATCTGACGAATTATTGAAAGAATCTCTTAGACATGTGTCAGATACACCAGAacttcttcctctcttttttttggtacaacTCATCAACCAGAATtcaccaaaaaaataataataataatttatcCTTACGTAAAAGTTAAAAACACATTTCCATAACCAAAGCGACTGGaatatttttctcaaaaaaaaaaaaaaaagactggaATAAAATCAAACACTGCAGAAAATGAAAACGAAGAGCCTGACCAGGGTCGCACTGCTGAAAAAACAAGCCGACATCTGCAACCACAAAACAAAGCAAGGTAAATTCACACTCAAATTTCCAGAATTTTACAGAAAGCAGTAAAATTTGGGAGAAAATTACCGGTGGTGAGGGCCTTAAGCAAGCCGGCTCTGCGGCCTTTGAAGTCTCTGAAGACCTCCTCCACCGTCCGGGGATTGTACCCAGCGCCGACTTCCATGGCGTCGGGACAGTTGAGCGATTAAAGAAGAGACGGAGACTGAGAAAAAGAGGAGGGAAAAGACGGGGAAATATTTGACCTCTcagtctgagagagagagagagagagagagagagagagagtgtgggaGACAatagacagagagagagagagagatgggtgcgGATTTGAATCGGGAATGAATGGACTAATTAACTGGATTTGATAAAAGGGAGACGAGTCCGAGAGAAACCTGTGTGATTCGATTCGGCCCAATCGATAGGCTACTTGGATTGAAAAAGCTTTCGCTTCTGAGATCTTGCCACGCTGGCAATTGACAATTAGGCTGCGTTTGTTTGCCCTGATATAAGAGATggatataaaaaaagaaattctcAGTCAAATAAGTTGTCATGTTTGGACGCCCACTTAAGTGTGGGCCGGAAATGATTGGAAACAATCAGACTTGGATTATAAATTCTCTTGGAAAGGTATGAGAGCAACTGCAACCGTTTCtccatattttgttttttttctattttaaggAAAAATGAGTATCTTTTGCTCCaatagattccctataactatcctcATTTTAGAGATagtaaggaaagagaaaataaaatttcctaaatttatagaaatctctaaaattttaaagaagaattatGGAGAATTTAAAAAATGCTGTAAAGTAGGGAATCTATTAGAGTTGGAGAAGAGAAATTGCTAAGATAAATCAAATACAAGCAGTTATCTATGTACTCTCTTCGACCTCATTTACTTGATAACAGCACAATGCAAACGTTGGTGAAGGTCTATAGCGGCGGTGCCAGGTAATTGACTCTATCGTGGAGCCAATTATTGTAGACTATTCCGACGGGCTCAATGGATTGAAATGCCATTAAAGCAAGCAACGAGGTCAACGCAAAGCAACAAGAGCATGAAGATTAGAAAGCCCTTGATGACTCGGTAGAGCAGCAACGAGGCCTAGTCGGCAGGCGAATCAAGCGAGGTGGTTCGCAGTGCGGATAAGGGCGACGAAGGAATGGTGACGGAGGTGAAGGAGGCggcgatttgatgaaatttgagaAGCCATAGCCAAAAGTGCTGGCAAGCTCTCCGGGAGCGGTCTTTGCCAAAGGTCTGATCGGCACCGAGGTTGCTGATCTCGACGGTGAGCAAGTGACTGGAAGAATCATCGAGGGAGAGGaggatgttatatatatattttttcaatatCCCTTTAGAAATTCTGCTGCACATAACACTTACAAGATTTGATTACAATAAAATCCAATCCCATCTACTTATCTAATCTAGTCAAGCTCACTAAACGCAACCTTAGAGTTGGATGATTAGGCTGGTCATGGGCCCAGCTCTAAAAATAGGCAAATTGGATTATTGGAGCGATATACACTGTTACTTTTCCTAGATTCTTGCCCATGACAAATTGAGTAGAAGTTTTTCCTTTCTTATTAGAAAGAAATGAGTTAAGGTCTCTTTTGGTTCACGGAAATGAAAGTAATttctttgtctttcccatggaaaaggaaatgaaatttctCAAGAACTTTCCATTCTGATGTTAGGTAACATAagaaaagttgttaaaaaatttataaataatgtaataaaataatatattgtgagtaataaatgcaaagaAAGAATGGAGGAAAGTGtttcattttttccctcatccaaacacactcttggGGTTTGAACTTTCCCcccttattttctttttcttcaggaaaaaatttcattttcttttgcatcccaaatgcaaggaatgaACAAGTTTCCTTTCCTGACGCTCATTTTCCCCAAACCAAACACGACCTAAATTCACGATCTCTCATTTACTATTGGAAGAGTTTCCTTTGATTAAAACATTGCATAATTGTCTCTAATAGGAtttcaaataataataaaataataataagggtTTATATTAAGCAACTTACGAATTATATGCGAAAATAAGCTTTCCTACCATGCATGTCTTTAAAGCTTTTTCAAACCTTTCATTTGTATTAGAGAATCTTGTTTTTAGTTTCTTgtttggaaaggaaaaaaaagagctaCTTTCAAGATCCAACGAATAGTCGAGTGCAATTAGACGATCTAGTCAAGGATCTGAAAAACATATTATGCGACTAGATAATACTTCTTAGGTCCTACTACAACCAAGTCATAATATATTTCATCAACCAACAAGTAATATTGATTGGTAAACCATTCTAGTGCAAACTGTAACTGATTGAAAGATCGGAACTCCTAAAACTTCACCACCATTGAAGCAGTTTCGACGCAGTGACAATCTGGTCAGTCGGTACGGCTCACATGTTTCTTTCAGGAGTCAGGACACGGATCATATCCATTGCGCATTGTCACAGAAAGTAACCAAGTATCACTGTAGAGAGCTACCAAGGATAACCACTCCATCTTTTGCATCCCATCTCTGGCAAAGTTGATACCAAGTGTTGGTTCTGGAAGCTCTGGAGGAACCTCCTCTGCTGGCAAATTAACTTCCCACTGCTCGCTTGGAAATCCATAAAGGCAAAGATTCTCCTTCTCTGTTATAAAAGATGTCTAAGCCAACTAGCCAAGCGTGCTATATGACAGCAAAAGAAGCAATCAAGGTATATGATATAGACAGGATTCCTCAATTTTGATGCATAATTTTAATGCATCAAAGAGAAGCGCACCTGGGACTAAAACTTGGAGAAGAGTGAATCCGTCATAATCACTCATCACTCAATTGCCTTATAGAACTTCGAGTACCTTTTTGTCACATCATTTACCCTACATTCTTTTCCCACATAATCACACATAATCATCTAACACCTTTCTGTAAATATCTATATGAACCACACTGCATCTTTTACACATATCCTCAAACATCCTCTCAGCCTCAACAGCCTTCCCCTTGGCGCATAACTCTTTGACGAAAACTGAAAAGCTCTCCAAACTAATAATGTACCTCTGATCAAGTGCGTCACAGAAAACCTGCATTGCGCTTCTCAAATCACCATCCTCGGAATAACCTTTGACCAAGCAACTACAGAGCGTGGCATCAAGGGCATGACCATTTCGAAGCATGTCATGGATAAGCCCTTCAACTTCCCCCATTCTACCTCTCACATTACAAAGACTACATATCACTGAGTTGTATGAAAAGAAATTGGGAAAGCAATCCATTTGTGGCATTTGCTTTACAAGATTAATGGCTCTTTCGAGCTCCCCATTTTCAAGAAGAACACTCAGCACTGCATTAAAGCTCGAAACACTTGGCTTCAGGCCTCTCATTCTCATTTCCATTAAAAGCAAAATTGCTCCATCCGGTTCTTTCCTCTTACAATACTCATTGACAACAATTCCGTACGCTTTCACATCCAGTTTCATCCCAAGTCTGGCCATCTCTTTAAGATGCTCAACAGCTTCATCAGCCTTCCCCGCAATGCAAAGCCCTTTCAATATACTCGTATGCGTCGCTATATCATCCTTCACACCATTCAACCTCATCCTCGTCATCATCCTCTTTGCCTCATTAACATTCCCACTCAAACAAAAACCATGAATCACCGCATTGTAAGTCAACACATTAGGCTCACAAGCCTGTTTCACCATCTCATCCATACACTTCATTGCCTCGCCCAACTCACCTTTCTTACTATACCCATCAATCAAAGTTGTATAAGTTACCGTATCAGGCAAGCAATCCTTACCCTCCATCATCTGACCCAAAACTCTCCTCGCGCTATCAACCTCACCCTTCTTGCAGAACCCATGAATCATAGTATTGTAAGTAATCAAATTCGGCTCACAAGtcatttcatcgaacaccttcTGTGCATTCTCAATCTCACCCACTTTACAAAACCCTCTAATCATTATGGTATAAGTCGACGCATCCGGTTTCACCAGACCTTCCTTGAAAATCTGATCATAAATTGACTCAGCTAAACCAATCCTATTTGCCCTAACCAACACACCCAGAATTGCATTGTAAGAAAACAAGCACCTCCCATTCTCAATCACTTTCGCCTTGTGAAACCAATTAATGGCGGCCCTCACACCGCGGCGGCGGCCGTGAGCTGTGATGAACTTGCCGATCAGAAAATCAGAGAGGTGATTGGATTCTTGGAGGAGTGATGAGGCGGAGGAGAAGAGGGAGTGGGAGAGGAGGATGTCAGTGATGGCCGAGTAGCATTTGAAGGTGTGGGAGTAGTTGTTGGGATTG
Coding sequences:
- the LOC112170063 gene encoding PHD finger protein ALFIN-LIKE 4; this encodes MEVGAGYNPRTVEEVFRDFKGRRAGLLKALTTDVGLFFQQCDPEKENLCLYGFPTEQWEVNLPAEEVPPELPEPALGINFARDGMQEKDWLSLVAVHSDAWLLAVAFYFGARFQFDKTDRKRLFNMINELPTIFEIVTGAAKKQVKERSTNSNHGSNKPKSNSKRGSESQGKYAKVMQAREDYEDGTEDEDEDEHGETLCGACGENYASDEFWICCDVCEKWFHGKCVKITPARAEHIKQYKCPSCSNKRSRP
- the LOC112173345 gene encoding pentatricopeptide repeat-containing protein At4g11690, producing MAAPARALNPFHTSTNHSQVTFITSLLQTLNPQTPNPSNLSSAPLNQFSPHLNPTLVIQVLHNQTNPYHALFFFKWASNPDHNPNNYSHTFKCYSAITDILLSHSLFSSASSLLQESNHLSDFLIGKFITAHGRRRGVRAAINWFHKAKVIENGRCLFSYNAILGVLVRANRIGLAESIYDQIFKEGLVKPDASTYTIMIRGFCKVGEIENAQKVFDEMTCEPNLITYNTMIHGFCKKGEVDSARRVLGQMMEGKDCLPDTVTYTTLIDGYSKKGELGEAMKCMDEMVKQACEPNVLTYNAVIHGFCLSGNVNEAKRMMTRMRLNGVKDDIATHTSILKGLCIAGKADEAVEHLKEMARLGMKLDVKAYGIVVNEYCKRKEPDGAILLLMEMRMRGLKPSVSSFNAVLSVLLENGELERAINLVKQMPQMDCFPNFFSYNSVICSLCNVRGRMGEVEGLIHDMLRNGHALDATLCSCLVKGYSEDGDLRSAMQVFCDALDQRYIISLESFSVFVKELCAKGKAVEAERMFEDMCKRCSVVHIDIYRKVLDDYV